The sequence AGCCTTGAGTAAGAGTTGGCTTGTTGTTGAAAACATCAGAGACTGTCTGATCCTTTTCAGTAACACACCCAAGGGTTGGTTGTGTCCTCAGCATCCACGTGGGATGAGGAAACCTCATCACTGACCCGCCAGAGAGCTGGCACGCATccacacccacacacccacacGCACACGCACCCCATGTTTGACACACACCTCTGCTACAGTTCCCTTCTCCTCACCTCCCCACAAAAAAACTAGAACAGGAAccagaacaacaaaacaaacacaaagcgatgaaaagaaaacaaaatcacagcTGGACCCTGTCCTACACGAGGTGTTAGAAAACAGGAGCCATGACAACACATTCATTTCCACTAAGGGTGTGTGAAGCAGATACTGCCCCTTCTGTAGCTCTCGATAAACCTAGTCACTGACAAACACTTGTGGAAAAACATATGCACCAGTCTCCTGCATAATACCAGCTGCAACTATAACAACAAGGTTATAACATAAACCTAAAATAAGATGATAACATGTAAATACTGGGTTATTTAGTCTACAGTACAGTAATCTGGATAAAAATGACAAGGGATAGCCTAATTTCCTTTCCCCAAACAACTTTTACTTTCCTACGTTGGATCGACCTTCAATGCAAATCTTAACCTCCTGAGGAATAAAAGAAGGCTTGGGAAGAGTCAAAGGTGGCTCCTCTTCTGATTTCTCTAGTTTTCGTGTTTCGGGGGCCGACCACCTCCTCTTCCTTGTTGCTGGGGGCTTGCTGGGTTCTGTTTTGGTGAGCAAAGGTGCTGCAGGCAATCCTATTTTGTCCGGAAACTTCAGTTCACCGTTCTCAGCTAACATCTGTGCGCTTCCCTGATTAATCCCGTTTTCCTGCTCCGCATACCTGTGTCTACTTCCAGCTAGACTGTCATTCTTTGAATGCTTCAGCAAGATACTAGCTGAGTCCATGGGCTGGCCCTTTTTAATAGAGCCGTTCTTCAGGTTCTTGAGTGTGAGCGATATGCAGACGTCCCCCACTGAGAGTTTGGAGCATGGCAAATCAAAGAGCTGGTTGGTTCTTTCAGGGCAGCACGATGACCAGCCTTGTCCAAATACAAAAAAAGGGTATTCTACCAAGACTTCCACGCTGACCTGCAAAAAGAGACGGGACAACACAGgaagacagagggagagagaggggagagcaTGAGATCACTCCATGAGCCCTCACACATGTGCAGTGCTTGCCACAGGGGAGAGGGATAAAGCTGGAATTGCAAAGGcaaatttcagtttctgcaAAATCAGAATATTGGTCACCAGACTTCACGCCAGCCCTTGTCATCCAGCTCTTAATACTTTCTCTGAGCTCAGTATTTCATAGCACAAACTTCAGCAGGAATCAAGCTTTACCTTTATCCAGCCACTCAGACAGGCGTAAGAGTTGAAACAGCTTCAGTGTCTGGCCAACTGTTTCCTACCATCCCCTTGTAGTACCTAGAACTGTAATCTAAAGACCCTTTCCAACCAGAGGATGGCTCAAGAGAAGCTCTCAGTTCTGACATATGATTTCCTAAGTGATCACAGGAATGTCACCCTGACCTCTGTCTGAACAAGCACTCACTGAGCAGTGTGAGAGGGTGAAGGTACTCTGATTGTCAGGGGAAGGCCACGAGCACATACAAAGTTGTAGCCATTAAGAGCAGTGAGAGCCTGCCTTCCCCCAGCAGTCGGTTACCAGTCCAGTTTCTTCCCTTCTCACACTTGGTCTTCCACTCTGCTGCAGAGTTTATCTCCTGCACTTCCTCAGGGAGGTGGTcatctttcctcctcctgtggttcccctttccctctgcttcacCCCACTTTAAAGACACATCTGGTTAGGAATCCTACCTAACCATCTTATGGTGAGCTGCCATGGCCAGAACAGACCAATAGCAGgtgcctcctgctccctgaCCTTGCAAATGCTGGGCCATGAGGTCCCAACATGATAAAAAACACCTGATAAAACCATGATAAAATACCCACTTATCTTTGCACGTGGTAGCAGTCCAGCACTCACTGCAGGCTCAAACACTTGATGTGGACTCATGTGATTCTCAACCCATGGGGCTGAcaccccccttccccagcccactACAAAGAGAGCAGGAAATTCTGAGTAATACTTCTTTAAAACTTGGCACATGTTTTTAACTGCTGCCTGTCACATCAGTGAGGTCTGCGACTGTAAGAGGCTGGCTTGTGCTGGAGACAGATacccactgctctgctcccacagtCCTCGTGTCCTCTGGAGCTCTTCTCGGACATGGGGGCACAATCCCACTAATGGTGTAACCCTAATTTGGTAGGGGCAAAAGGGTAGGAGATCACCTGAATACATGTGCTCACCTCATTTCTGAGCCATTCAGCAGCCACAGACCACACCAGCTGCCTGGAGAGTCTTCCCTCTCCACGACCACAGACTCACTTAAAAGGAAGATCACAGTAGGCTTGTGAAACCACCTCTCCCCCCTGGAATGAGTAACTGTTACACCCAGCATGGCTTTGCaccattaaaaatgcattttgacaCAGAAGCAGTTTGAGATGCACACTGCACTCCAGAGTTCCAACACATCTGTTCATAATGTTAAGTGTGAGCCTTGGGATGAAGTTGCACAGTCTGTCTCACAGAAGAGGCTGGGCTCTATGGaagcacagcccccagcagccctgccccttccctgctagcagtgccacccccacagctgctctccctgcaagCAGGGCCCCTGGTAGTGCCCCTCATACCCCACCAACTCCACAGCCCTTTTGGGCAAGAAGACTTGCTCAGGAATGTCTGACAGCTCAGAGATAGATGCTCCAGAAGCAGGAAACCAATGATTCCCACCAGATGTTGACGGTGCCTCTGACTACATGCGTGCCATGCACTAGCAGGCATAAACTGCTGTTTATGGAGGGTTGATTCTGTTGGAAAAAACCTGATTGAGTCTATAAATATACGCTATGCACTTCTCCAACTAGGCCAGTGGATAACACTGCATCCATTATCCTGCCACTCCACCTGCCCAACACAGTAAGCCACTGTATAAGGAATTTCGAAAGGAGCAGTTTAGAAGCGTGAGATACTACATCAATTTTTGTCATGCTAAACCTTTTCCAGCCAGAACTATTTGCCAACAGTCAAACTACATACACTGCAGTAGTGGAAAGGGACCTGACACGAGCCCTGGTTTAAGCTCTGAACTGGAGAGAAACTGGGGTGAGGTAACCATGAAAGCCCCATCCCTTCATGTCACTGAATAGAAACACTCCAGCACGAGgatttgcagaaatatttgccCAGAGCTTGGGATCCTATTCCACACATATGCATCTAGTTTATCTGGAGTCTAATCAGGAGAAGTAATGAGTATCCAGCATCCCCCATGGATTTACATGGAAGCTGCTGTCTGCACAAGAACTGTAGGCTGTCTCCAGCCATAGATCATCTGGTGGATACAGCTTTCTTGTTTATAATGCTTTGCTcacatctttctttcttcctgtttgcctgctgcattttttttttcctttccttttctactTTTCCATTCTTGTCAGAAGCTATTTGTATCTGTGGGATCATACTTGGTTGTGTGCATCATCCTCACCAACACACAGGTTCCTTTTGATGTCAACACATTTCCACcacacattttgctttttgtttaatGTAGTATCCAAAACACTTGCCTGAAGGGTTGATCACTGAAACACATACCAGAACTGGTGGTGGTGATCATGAATAACACCAAAGATGGTGGAATGCTAGAATCACCACAATCTGGTCACACTGTGCATGTACCACTTTTGATTTGAAATGGGTTCCCTCATGGATTATCAAGCCCTGTTTTGGTGGTCTGCTTCTGGATTCAGCTAAGGAGGATTTGAGTCAACCATCCTCTAAAAACAAGATTAAGAACTTTGAAGTGTGAAAGTTCAGTAAAAACACccccacaatttttttctgaccaCTGTATTAAAAGACAAACCcccttattttaaaagcttcccCCCGACCCCCCAGTATTTTGCCACAATTATTATAGGAGAGAAGGAAATTTGGAACTTTTCTACATACTACTAAGTGGATAAAGTAAGAAACAAACATGTTGATTCCTCTCAGAGCATACTGAGGCTCTATTGCAAACtacatttatatttctatttgttAACACTGACTAGTGAAAGCAGCTGAAACTCTTCAGTGTAGCCactgaaaaccaaaactttCTATAACcctttgtaatttttatttctctgccaaACTCAGTAGGCAAGACAGGCTTAAGACAGCTTAagaaatcccagctggagctggaataCTTATACTAGAGGCTGGAAGATCTGATGCCCAAGAAACACCCTTCCCATCATTTAGAAACATAACTTCAGTTCTGGGCCTCACTGCTGCAACCAAAATAACAAGCACAAAAGCAAAAGGTGCCTAATGAAAGTGGTTCATGTgaacaatattttaataaatgtaaaCATGCATTTTCCAATTAAGTGTTTTTCTCCATAATGCTATTAAAATGTGATGAAACTAGGAGTGGCAGGTTggaaacaaagagaaggaagCAGTTCTGGAAACAATGTGCAATTAAGCAGCAGAACTCTCCACTGAAGGCCTTGCTTTGGGTGCTGAAAGGCTCCTCGGGCCCAAAAAACAACCGGGTGGATTCACAGAATAGAAGCTCGCCTTCTCACAAAGAGAAGCctctgcagtgccctgctccCACACAACCTCCCCTAGTCAGAAACTTCAGGACTTCTAATGTTCCCCCTGCACTCTGATGCCTTCACAAGAGTGGATTTCCTGTGAGAGATTTCTGGGGCTGTAGGCAGCGCCTCGTGCCACAGAACCACTCTCCAGAACATGCTCTgcctgggcacccccagggctgcaTCTACCCCAGTGCAGCCCCCTGTTCTAGGGaaaaggcaggcagggctggaacgtcaggggctgcctgctgctccccgCAGTCACACAATGCCGTCATTTCCCAACAGAAGCCGCCTCTCATCCAGCAGACCACAGGCTGCCGCCTTCATCACATGAGCTCTGTCATCTGCTGCACTCCCAGAGCTCAGGAACGTGAGGACAGACCACAGCCACCCATCACTTGCAGACAAAAGGACTTACTGTCCTGTgagcaggggacacagagaTCACATGAGGGGAAGGCTGGCTGAGATCTCCATCTGCAGCAGTGAACTGAGTCAAAATCTCCTTCTGTGTCTGTTACGGTGACAAGGATAATGAAAAGGGGAGCTCAAAGAAAAAGTAACCATTTGTGTGTGCATTGAAAGATGTAAGGGGAAAACTGAACTAGATGGTGGTCTAAAATCATATGCACTAAACTAAAGTAGTTGGGGCTAATAACTGCATGCTCTAATGGGACTTTCCCATCTCTTGTGGTGTTGATTCcggtttggttttgcttttttttttttttttttttaagggaaattaAGAACTGTATGCTCATCTTTTCCATTTAATCTATACTTTAGAAATTATTAGGAATTGAAGTGTagcatttcagagaaattattttgcatagCCTGTGTGCTTTGACCTTAACATAAGGGAGGTGAATTATTGGCTTCTGTGTTCTCCTGGCAGCAAAAGGATGGACAGGTGATGAAATTCTATAACACATAATTATAATTCTATAATACATAATCATGATGAAATTcttattacaaaaataatatataGTATTCCAAAGAGATGCAGATCCATGGGTCTTGTGTTCTAGGCACCTTGaatgcacaggagcagcagctggacttTGGGTTCTGGCCCAGTTGATATTTACTTGGCTTGTTAATCCAGAGCCGGAATGCTGTGAAATGGAAACAGCATCCCTCCAGGGGTAAAGACAGTTAgttcatttatttcagttacTAAGGCCTTCAGGTGTGTTGATTTTCCTCTAGGTTTCCATACCTGGAAAAGGGATGGATTTTCCAGGTGACTGGAGGActggaaaagcagggaagatGACCCCTTTCTGCCtaggtgctgtgctggggagggccAGCTGTGGGCACTGACACCACACAAAAGTAGCTGCCCTGTTTACATTACAGTGGTATATGCTCAGCTGAAAATAACCTCCTACTTCTGTCCCTCAACTGGTGAGAAAATTAGCTAGTGTTTGCACAGAGCTAGAACATACAGATTCATCAATATTATAATGACTTCCCAGCGATCCCTGGGAGGAGTAAGTAAGTGAGCCAAAGCTAATGATAACAACCCTATTTTTGTATGGCACTTACTCTTTACAAGTTACACTCCCTTGGTAATATGACTCGAAAAGCCCTCTCCCTGCAGAAGCACGTATGCAAGTGAAAGTCAATTGTAATGAAATACTTTGTGGAGCTGCACTACACACACAGCCCTATCCCCCTGCACTCCAGAGTCAAGAGCTCTATTTCAGCACGGCAGCACCACAGTGCTGGTGCTCAGAGCGGCTCCACAAAGTACTGCTCTTTCAGAGAGAAGACTAAGCCTCTTCACACAGGCAATTTTCTAAGGAGTAATGACTGCTGCACACCTGCAAATAAGGCTGAATACTTCCAGAGCACCACGGCAGCCTAAGGGTGAGGTCACAGAGACTTCAAGCATGTAGAAATGcgccctctctctctctctctctctctttttctgcccCCTCCCAAAGGCAAAGGAAAACCAGCAGTAGTCCCTGCtaggcagggacacagctgatCTGGGAAGAGACCCAAGTCCTAGAATCTGCAGGAAACCTAAATTAAACCCCCGTCTCTAATCATATCTCTACGTGACTTGCCCTCCATTCTGGAAGCATCCCCGGTGGGAAACACAGCTGGGGAGTATTTCGGCTGCGATGATGTCAGCCTGCTCCCGATAGGCCTCTCTGTAAGGTGACACTTGGCTGGGTGAGACCCGTGTGCCAGGCCCTGGATTTGTAGAGCCTCGGACTTGCTCCCTTTCTGCCAGTGGATGGCACTCCACCCCCTGCAAAagagcagctcttcccaggaCCGCAGTCCATTGCCTGCCTTGACAGGGCTGTGACCGAGACATGACACAAACGCTATCTGCTCATTTGTACCTCTTCTTCTGAGCAGACACCGATGGCCTGGCTGCGGGCAGAGAAATGTGAGCAAGATGAAAGTTGCAGACTGGAGATTGCTAGTTTTGAAATCTCATTATTCAAGGCACCATGGCAAATTATAGTAACTGGTCCTGATCCAAGGACAGTTCCTCTAACCTGAGATGCACCAAAATACAGTTAAGCAgcggggaaaaaaatcaagtctcTATACTGGAAACATGAGAGGCTCGACTTCAATCAGCTGTGCAGATGCAGGCACATGCATGAACAAACCCACACAGGGAATCTGCCCATCTGACTTGAGAAGGAGAATATGCCACATATAGTGATTCACCATGTGTGTACACTTGGGGAAGGAGAGGCCACAGGCTGCTGAGACTGTAAGAAATTTTTTGTATGATTTGCTCCTCAGTACCATCactgtttgcttttctcctccaaaCCATCAGCCTGAGGTGTGTCCATGCCCAGTTCCTCTCATTCTACTTCTCTCTCATTCTGCTTCTccagtgctgaggctgcagcatcAGAGGTGCAGATGGTGGAGTTCACCGCACtcacaccaaaacaaaaagatttGCAACAGGATTATCTAAACTGAGTACCTCCAGGAAGCCAAACACTACGCAGTACATCTGAACTCTTCAGCATCAACCAACAGAATCTAAATTGCTCAGAAAATGGACAGCATCAGGATAACACTTTCAAATCAATATGCACTTGTTCTCAACCTAAGAACACCTCTGGAAAGTTACaagttttcttcctgctttgcaAACAGACAAGCAGGGGTCAgaagcacagcctgcccagacacccagtttttccttccaaattgCACTTGACCACAGAGTTTACATGAGCCATGCAATGTTAAAACCACCTTCAAGTGAAGCTTCAGAAAAACTCTGTAGTGCATTTCAGTAACTTATGTGCATGAGAATCATTACCAGGCAGCTCCAAGTTTTTAAGCCATGGAAATTCACTGCCTTGAGCCTGACCTATCTCTTTAGGGTAGGTTTGGATCTGATTCTATCACGACCCTTCTGGTGTGAATGGTAAAAATCACctatcaaaatgaaaatgtaatctTTCATACTCCTTATATTATCTGGTATTTTAATCAAAACCCACGAAAGTCACACAAGTCTTCCTGTGAGTTCCCCAGCTGTAAAAGACCTATTTGACATCCAAGAGCCTACATCTATCATCAGTGTGACCTGATGGCTCCCCCAGCACAGTGAGTGGGATGATTTTTGGCCTACAGTTTGAACCACAGATAGATGAAGAACCAAGCCCGAGTGGATCCAAAGCAAGTGAGCTGTGGTGTGGCCTGGGGGGCCAGAGCATGCCCCCCAGTCCAACCCCCCCAGCCCATCACGCGTTGCCAATACCTGTGCTCGATGCTCCCCCACGGCAAACTGTATGACAGCGATGCCCGGGCTATGGCTGTCTTCGATCCTCTCCACAGTGCTGGAATCTATTTTCAGGTCGTTGCTGATTTCCGCACTCTGAATGAAGTCTTCTGTTTTCAAGTCCTCCACTTTCTTCAGCTCCCCGTTGGCCAGCTGGATGATCGACCCCTTCATGAAGTAAGGGGGCAGCGTGAGGGGCGCGGCGGCAGGGGAGGCGATGGACTGCACCACGGGCAGGTGGATCTGCGCCTGCACCATGGTGGCCTGGTAGGCAGGCTGGGTGGTGAGGGGCTCCGCGCTGAAGTTCTCGCTCTTGGGGACGGCGGTGGTGACGAACGTGTGAGGCACTGCTGCAAACTGAGGAGACGACGTGACGATTGCGGGCGTGACTCCCGACGGCTCGACGTCCGCGCTGCCGACCGGAATCAGCAGGGACTGTGTGCCCGGGATCACCAGGTGCTGCGGCAGGCTGCCGGGGTAGCCGATGGCTTGCTGCTGGCCGCTCAGGTAGCCGATCACCGGTGGCTGGGTGCCGGTGTAGAAAGCTGTCGCTGGCAGCCCCACAGGGAGTTGCTCAGAGGCGCTGTGGGTGGTCTGAATGACGGTGTGAGGGGACAGCGTGGCCACCGCCTTCACCCCCTCATGGCCCAGAGCCTGCTGCGGAGACAAGGCATAGGACCGGTGGGTTGGCTTTCCTAAGTGCAAACTTCCCTTGTCATTGAGGGCTGAAGGAGAGGTCTCACGGTTGGCGGCTTGCTGCACCTCCATGTCCGCCGTGGGCGTGCCACTGTTGGGGACCACCATGACAGAGGCTCGGACACCTGAGGAATCCCGCACGCCATACTCAGCGGGGCTCGAGTGGACCACCACGTGCCTGGTGTCATAGTGATGGGGAGCTGGTTTATTGCCTGCTTTGACTAGACCCATGTCGGCAGAAGGCGAAATGCCGTACCTCCGGCTCTTCTCTATCTCGCCGTTCAGTACCTCCTTGGCCTGCATCGCCTGCAGCCGGCTGCTCTCGGGTTTCTTGGGGGCATCCCTGGTGACAAAGTGGCCCCCCGAGTCAGTGTACTGCACCACCACTTGGGAGGAAGGGCCAAGGGTGAGTGTGTGTGGGATCACTGTCTGATGTGGGTGCAGGGGGACTGGGATGGTTGGAGGAGAGACATTTCTGACAGTgctctgggaagagctggaaatgTGGACGTACTGGTTCTGCTGGGTGGGCGGAGGAGACCCAGCAGCGATCAGTCCAGGCGTCCTGACCAGGTGCGGCTCAACTTTGTGCCCCTGCTGGCTTAAGCCGCTCATGCTAGCCAGCAAAGTGGAATAAGCCTCCAGCTGGGAGCGCTGGGATGGAGTGGTTGCAACGGCAGTGGCTGCCGCCACGGCGCCGGTCGCAGAATTGGCTGTTGGGGAGATCAGCTGCGAAGGGATGAATCCGGTGTACGATCCACTGTACTGGGGCCCGACGAACTGGAAGGTGTGCTGCAGGTGAGTGTACTGCACGGGGGAAACAGGGGTCCCTGACTGGGAGAGGGCAGGCGAGTACACCGTGGGAAGAGTGGTAGAGGCCGGAACAGACCTGGGCGCGCTCGGCGGGGAATAGTCCATCCCTGCAGACAGTGACTTGTGCAAACCCTGCTGCAAGCCTGCCTCCACCGAGGAGGTGCCCCCGGGCCGGTGCCGGccccccaggcagccctggccacTGGGTGTGCTGGGGAGCCATGCCAGGTTATCTGCACGGTGGTTTTCGTTTGGCAGGACCGGCTTCACCTCCGAAGgcaggctggtggcagggaTTTCTCGCTTCTTAGGTGGCAAGCATTCATTGCTCCTCTCTTGGTTGGATTTCATCTTTCGCCGTCCCCCCTCCACTGTGCTTGCTTCACTGTCTGGCTGGCTCTGATTTCAGTCTGATAAACGGAAAGTCACATTTGATTTCTGCAGGGGATCCAGTGACTTCATGAGGAATCATCTCCCTGTGAGCACGATCCTCCGACAGCTCCTCTGGATTCTGCAACGAAAGGGTGGGCAAGGGAGACTGAAGTCATATCGTCAGcaatgagaaatgaaaacaaataagcaGAGACCCTGAATtagcaaacaggaaaaagaactctgaaaaaataaataaaaatggtcAGGCATTGCCACTCTCACATTAAGGAGCAGTTGACAGCTAGCTATGCTGTAAATagcagaaaaatcctgggcatgtctggaaaacattaaaaaatttagACATATCAGAAACAACCTGGCCATAACTTGGCACATTTAGCAACAGTTATTTATTTCCCAAGGCCCATTCTCCTTTCTCTATGAAAACCCTCCATGCCTCTATGGAGCCTGCTTTGTTCTTCCAGCTTCTTCTTCCCCTGCAATGACGACACTGCCTTCACCCTAACGTGCCCTAAAAAACATGGGCACACAGCAGGGAGCCCCAAGGAACAGGCACACACAAAATATTGTTAGCAACAAGCCACGGTGAGTGGTGCAGAGGGAGGGTGGTGTGTCACTCCTAAACCCCTGAAACCCAGAGACACCGGCAGGGCGACTTCACGTGACAccttgcagggctgtggaggcagcagctgcctcctgtccCCACTGCACACCACAGCTCATTACAGGGACACGTGTGCTTCATCTCCCAGTCTGGCAATGAAGCTCAGCCACGCGAGCTATttacagcagcagcccagagccagggatggATCTGAGCCAGGTTTTTGATgtctggtggggtttttttgaccCAGTGCTTTGAACTCCCTCTGCTACTGATGCCTCACATTCAGGTGTCCAGGCAGGACTCTGCTGGGAAGAGCTCCCTGCCACATGCAGGTAGGCCAGAGCCAGATGCTGGCACCATATCCATCTCTGGCAGGATCCAACCCCACTCTTTCTTAGCCCCTGCTGCACCACAGAGGCTGTTGGTACCACACTCATGGCCATGGCCATAGGTCCATGAGTTTGACTCAGGTGTCCtcagccttggggacacctgccCAGAACTGCTCAGAAAAGTGTGTTTGAGTTTCCTGATCCAAATAATGAGCCCCCACCACTGTAAAATTTCGCGGTTTCATATTGGGTGATTTTGCTGTTGGAGCAAGTAAGTTGCTTTCTCTGCATCACCAATTTCATCCAAAGGCAACAAAATCTTCCTAACTCTTCTATTACTCGCTAAAGAAAATAGCCTAACGGTAATGTGTTTCACATTTACTCTCTTCCTGAAACCTTGCCTTGCCTAATCAACCTTCATGAAGAGTGAAACTTTTCCTCAGCCCCTGTCCAGCCACCACCTGTCATCTGCATTTCTGGCTGTTTTGAAAGTTGTTCAAGAATGGGTGATGAGAAGCCATGCACCTCACGTGAGTGGCAGCTCAACAAGAAAAGCATGCATTACATGTAAGAAGAATAGAGAGAAAGAATTAAGAGTGAATGTGAAAGAAGATGGAAATAGGATATAGCCCACTTTAAAGGGAATGCTGAGCAGCAGTAATGATACTTATCTTATGGCAAGTAATATTCCTTTGGgggatttctttccctgctgcctcacTTCTAATGAACAATAAGCCTGATGTTTATATGTGTATGAAGTACTTTGAAGACACACTAGACTCAGATTAAACCTATCTTTAAAAGCACTCTTTACGTTTATGGTCCTCCAAGTTGCTGTAAGCCTGCAGGAAAAGTCCAAACCTTCTAATGGTTTGATACAATCAGTCTTAAGTTAATTACTCCATTCTTTAAATATTGATAAACAGTAATGAAACACCAACAGCtagagctggagaaggagggtAAAGCACTGTTTCAGGGTAGATTCCCTGGCTCTGAGGAGATAGGGAGGATGAAAGAACTCAGGGAAGCTTCAGATGTGCAAGGGCTGGTGtcacccagggcacagcag comes from Camarhynchus parvulus chromosome 2, STF_HiC, whole genome shotgun sequence and encodes:
- the ATXN1 gene encoding ataxin-1, encoding MKSNQERSNECLPPKKREIPATSLPSEVKPVLPNENHRADNLAWLPSTPSGQGCLGGRHRPGGTSSVEAGLQQGLHKSLSAGMDYSPPSAPRSVPASTTLPTVYSPALSQSGTPVSPVQYTHLQHTFQFVGPQYSGSYTGFIPSQLISPTANSATGAVAAATAVATTPSQRSQLEAYSTLLASMSGLSQQGHKVEPHLVRTPGLIAAGSPPPTQQNQYVHISSSSQSTVRNVSPPTIPVPLHPHQTVIPHTLTLGPSSQVVVQYTDSGGHFVTRDAPKKPESSRLQAMQAKEVLNGEIEKSRRYGISPSADMGLVKAGNKPAPHHYDTRHVVVHSSPAEYGVRDSSGVRASVMVVPNSGTPTADMEVQQAANRETSPSALNDKGSLHLGKPTHRSYALSPQQALGHEGVKAVATLSPHTVIQTTHSASEQLPVGLPATAFYTGTQPPVIGYLSGQQQAIGYPGSLPQHLVIPGTQSLLIPVGSADVEPSGVTPAIVTSSPQFAAVPHTFVTTAVPKSENFSAEPLTTQPAYQATMVQAQIHLPVVQSIASPAAAPLTLPPYFMKGSIIQLANGELKKVEDLKTEDFIQSAEISNDLKIDSSTVERIEDSHSPGIAVIQFAVGEHRAQVSVEVLVEYPFFVFGQGWSSCCPERTNQLFDLPCSKLSVGDVCISLTLKNLKNGSIKKGQPMDSASILLKHSKNDSLAGSRHRYAEQENGINQGSAQMLAENGELKFPDKIGLPAAPLLTKTEPSKPPATRKRRWSAPETRKLEKSEEEPPLTLPKPSFIPQEVKICIEGRSNVGK